Within the Natranaeroarchaeum sulfidigenes genome, the region AACACTCTGTCTGAACACTTCGCTTCGGCCCGTGTACCCCCGGTCCTCGGCGAAGCTATCGACGGATTCCAGCAGTTCCTCCGGCAGCGAGATACTGACGACCGGCATATCGGTGCGTTTGTGGCCGGGGATAATAGTGGTTGTTATGTCTGAAGCAGTAATTAGTGGATGATTAATACTAAGTTGTTCTAAATTATTAACCCCACACGGACAAATGACAGACTCACCGATTCCCGTCACGATACTCAGCGGTAGCCTCGGTGCGGGCAAGACGACGACGCTCAACACCGTTCTCAACGAGGAGCACGGCCTCGACGTCGCCGTGGTCGTCAACGACATGGGCGAGATCAACGTCGACGCCGAACTGGTCGAACAGCAATCGGAGCTCTCGGAGGGCGACGAGGAGATCATCGAGATGTCCAACGGCTGTATCTGCTGTCGGCTACGCGGCGACATGCTCGAGGAAGTCGGCCGCCTCGCGGAGCGTCGCGATTTCGACTACCTGCTGGTCGAGTCCTCGGGCATCAGCGAACCGATCCCGGTCGCACAGACGTTCGCGCGCGGGTTCGAGGACGCCGAGTTCGATCCGACCGGAACGTACGAACTCGACACGATGGTCACGGTCGTCAACGCGCACAGCTTCTACGAGGCGTTCGATTCCGGGGCGGCGCTGACAGCCGACGAACTCACCCCCGAAGACGGTCGCGTCCCCGAGGAGGCGCTGCTCGACCAGATCGAGTTCTGTGACGTCCTCCTGCTCAACAAGTGCGATCTCGTGCCCGATGACGCGCTCGACGAGATCGAGGCCGTGCTCGAACGGCTCCAGCCCCGCGCGGAGATCATCCGAACCGAACACGGGAGCATCGATCCGGGACAGATCCTCGACACCGGGCTGTTCGACTTCGACGCCGCCAGCCAGTCCGCTGGCTGGAAACACGAACTCAACCACGATCACCATCACGACCCACAGGAAGAACACGGCGTGACGTCATTCACGTTCGAGGCGGATCGCCCGTTCCACCCCGTGCGGATCGCCGACCTGCTCGCCGAGCTCCCCGCCCAGATCATTCGCGCGAAGGGCTTCTTCTGGAGTGCGGGCCGCGAGGA harbors:
- a CDS encoding GTP-binding protein; the protein is MTDSPIPVTILSGSLGAGKTTTLNTVLNEEHGLDVAVVVNDMGEINVDAELVEQQSELSEGDEEIIEMSNGCICCRLRGDMLEEVGRLAERRDFDYLLVESSGISEPIPVAQTFARGFEDAEFDPTGTYELDTMVTVVNAHSFYEAFDSGAALTADELTPEDGRVPEEALLDQIEFCDVLLLNKCDLVPDDALDEIEAVLERLQPRAEIIRTEHGSIDPGQILDTGLFDFDAASQSAGWKHELNHDHHHDPQEEHGVTSFTFEADRPFHPVRIADLLAELPAQIIRAKGFFWSAGREDVAMGIDKAGTSVRAGPAGQWIAALPPAQQERYFQARPGIEEDWDEEWGDRGTQLVFIGREFDAAPLVESLEDCVLTDAEMDEDWTGFPDPFGTDDQRELALADD